In Synechococcus sp. RS9909, one genomic interval encodes:
- a CDS encoding BCD family MFS transporter — protein sequence MTAATTGPEALNPSQRLGWIDLMRLSLFQACLGTLAVVFTGMFNRILITELAFPALLAGGGLAFEQLVSPSRVLFGHLSDSRPWFGAHRTPYILLGAVGICLLAALSVPMSFAVREAITSGSVALGTAGVLAFCGLFAAYGLCTSLASTSYLALVIDRSSEEERPRCIGIIWAMLTVGIVVGAIVISVATRSMDGIETPELLQPLLQSFMQRVALAVLLLTLLAILGMERRRSKAGETAMQDLVTLNDAWAVITSSRQILVFFGFLVLYTLGLFLQDPILESFAAEVFGMPISKTTLLNAYWGSGTLVGLLFAGLWFTPKVGKLATARIGCWLVVLSLALLLLTGWLEAMRFLPAVMVLFGLAAGIGTNSALTLMLDLTLPAMAGTFVGIWGLAQALSRALGKVGGGGLLDLGRRLFPDQGPFSGFALVFGVEIVVMIAAALVLNHLSVRQFRSATAQRLETVLLAEIEG from the coding sequence ATGACCGCAGCCACCACAGGGCCGGAGGCACTCAACCCCAGCCAACGCCTTGGCTGGATCGATCTGATGCGCCTGAGCCTGTTTCAGGCCTGTCTGGGCACTCTGGCGGTGGTTTTCACCGGCATGTTCAACCGGATCCTGATCACGGAACTGGCCTTTCCAGCCCTGCTCGCCGGCGGCGGCCTGGCCTTTGAACAACTGGTGTCACCTTCACGGGTTCTGTTCGGCCATCTCAGTGATTCCAGGCCCTGGTTCGGTGCCCACCGCACCCCTTACATCCTTCTGGGGGCCGTCGGCATCTGCCTGCTGGCAGCGCTGAGCGTGCCGATGAGCTTCGCCGTGCGCGAAGCGATCACAAGCGGCTCCGTCGCCCTTGGCACCGCCGGGGTGCTGGCCTTCTGCGGCTTGTTCGCAGCCTACGGACTGTGCACCTCCCTGGCGAGCACCTCCTATCTGGCCCTGGTGATCGATCGCTCCAGCGAAGAGGAACGTCCCCGCTGCATCGGCATCATCTGGGCGATGCTCACGGTGGGGATCGTGGTGGGAGCCATCGTCATCAGCGTGGCGACCCGTTCCATGGATGGGATCGAGACACCCGAACTCCTCCAACCACTGCTGCAGAGCTTCATGCAGCGGGTGGCCCTGGCGGTCCTGCTGCTGACACTGCTGGCGATCCTGGGCATGGAGCGCCGCCGCAGCAAAGCTGGGGAAACGGCGATGCAGGACCTTGTCACCCTGAACGATGCCTGGGCCGTGATCACGTCCAGCCGCCAGATTCTGGTGTTCTTCGGGTTTCTGGTGCTGTACACCCTCGGACTCTTCCTCCAGGATCCGATCCTCGAAAGCTTCGCCGCCGAAGTGTTCGGCATGCCGATCTCGAAAACGACGCTGCTCAATGCCTACTGGGGCTCGGGAACCCTGGTCGGTCTGCTGTTTGCCGGTCTGTGGTTCACCCCGAAGGTGGGGAAGTTGGCCACCGCCCGGATCGGTTGCTGGCTGGTGGTGCTGTCTCTGGCGCTGTTGCTGCTCACCGGCTGGTTGGAGGCGATGCGCTTCCTTCCAGCGGTGATGGTGCTGTTCGGGCTGGCGGCAGGTATCGGCACCAACAGCGCTCTCACCTTGATGCTCGATCTGACGCTGCCGGCCATGGCTGGCACCTTCGTGGGGATCTGGGGCCTTGCCCAGGCGCTCTCCCGCGCCCTGGGCAAGGTGGGCGGCGGTGGCCTTCTCGATCTGGGCCGGCGCCTGTTTCCGGATCAGGGGCCGTTCAGCGGCTTTGCCCTGGTGTTCGGTGTCGAGATCGTCGTGATGATCGCTGCTGCCCTGGTGCTCAATCACCTCAGCGTGCGGCAATTCCGCTCAGCAACGGCCCAGCGGCTGGAGACGGTGCTGCTGGCGGAGATCGAAGGCTGA
- a CDS encoding class I SAM-dependent methyltransferase, whose amino-acid sequence MAAALAAGGGSIPFRQFMELALHHPEHGAYGSGRLQVGPRGDFATSPSLGPDFAALLAPQIAQWLQQQPIDQPLALVEAGPGEGDCAWDLAQELTAGWPELAARTTLLLLEPNAGMAERQRARLRHCPLPCRWPSVAELAAKPVRGVVLAHEVLDALAVERIVWDGALWRRQQVALQQVPGAEPSLRLEPGEPLGPEQLAQLEPLGLLTPGAQHAPGWCTELHPEQGPWLRAAAAALDSGVLLVIDYALEAWRYYAPQRSGGTLMAYRQQRASPDPLQEPGCWDLTAHLCLETLEQAALAAGWQPLGQRRQGEALLALGLAQRLHGLQHQSGAGLEALLARREALLRLVDPRSLGDFRWIAFRRSSAGTSNPASPPLFLQDPPLA is encoded by the coding sequence GGCAGCGGGGGGCGGCTCCATTCCCTTTCGGCAGTTCATGGAACTGGCGCTCCATCACCCCGAGCATGGGGCCTACGGCAGCGGCCGCCTGCAGGTGGGTCCCCGCGGCGATTTCGCCACCTCCCCGTCGCTGGGCCCGGATTTCGCTGCCCTCCTGGCGCCCCAGATCGCCCAGTGGCTGCAGCAGCAACCGATCGATCAGCCCCTGGCCCTGGTGGAAGCCGGCCCCGGTGAAGGCGATTGCGCTTGGGATCTGGCCCAGGAGCTAACGGCTGGCTGGCCCGAGCTGGCAGCGCGCACGACGTTGCTGCTGCTGGAACCCAATGCCGGCATGGCCGAGCGGCAGCGCGCGCGCTTGCGCCACTGCCCGCTTCCCTGCCGGTGGCCGAGCGTTGCGGAGTTGGCGGCCAAGCCCGTGCGGGGGGTGGTGCTGGCCCATGAGGTGCTCGATGCCCTGGCGGTGGAGCGGATCGTCTGGGATGGCGCCCTCTGGCGTCGTCAGCAGGTGGCCCTCCAGCAGGTGCCGGGAGCCGAGCCCTCGCTGCGGCTTGAGCCCGGCGAGCCCCTGGGGCCTGAGCAGCTCGCCCAGCTTGAACCCCTCGGGCTTCTGACGCCTGGTGCTCAGCACGCCCCCGGTTGGTGCACGGAGCTCCATCCCGAGCAGGGTCCGTGGTTAAGGGCTGCAGCCGCAGCCCTGGACTCCGGTGTGCTGTTGGTGATCGATTACGCCCTTGAGGCCTGGCGTTATTACGCCCCCCAGCGCAGCGGCGGCACCCTGATGGCCTACCGGCAGCAACGGGCCAGCCCCGATCCACTGCAAGAGCCGGGTTGCTGGGATCTCACGGCCCATCTCTGTCTGGAGACTTTGGAGCAGGCGGCTTTGGCCGCCGGTTGGCAGCCCCTGGGTCAGCGCCGTCAGGGCGAAGCCTTGCTGGCGCTCGGTCTGGCGCAGCGACTGCATGGGCTCCAGCACCAGAGCGGGGCGGGCCTCGAGGCCTTGCTGGCGCGCCGCGAAGCGTTGCTGCGCCTGGTGGATCCCCGCAGCCTCGGTGATTTTCGCTGGATCGCCTTTCGCCGCAGCAGCGCTGGCACCAGCAACCCCGCATCGCCCCCGTTGTTTCTGCAGGACCCGCCGCTGGCTTGA
- a CDS encoding carbohydrate ABC transporter permease: MFRPRIARSRQTLTAWAFLTPALILLGLSVLIPALMALVMTFTQTGLDVSEPLRFVGLANLRRLSLDPMFYRVLATTLLYLIGIVPPIVLGSLALAVLVNRSLPGMHGLRAAFYTPVLVSIVVAAIAFRWLYAENGLINGWLSVLIGAGFEPIGFLTNPLLALPSVMLVTLWKGLGYYMVIFLAGLQGIPGELYEAAELDGSEGWRQHVDITLPLLRSYITLVSVISAIAATKVFEEVFLMTQGGPADATRTLVYYVYDQAFAELEISYACTVGLALFLLVMLLTLVRLVFAGDRGLI, translated from the coding sequence GTGTTCCGGCCCCGCATCGCCCGATCCCGCCAGACCCTCACCGCCTGGGCCTTTCTGACGCCGGCCTTGATCCTGCTCGGATTGTCGGTGTTGATTCCAGCCCTGATGGCCCTGGTGATGACCTTCACCCAGACCGGCTTGGATGTGAGTGAACCGCTGCGCTTCGTTGGCCTGGCCAACCTGCGACGGCTCAGCCTCGATCCGATGTTTTATCGGGTGTTGGCCACCACCCTGCTCTATCTGATTGGGATTGTGCCGCCGATTGTGCTTGGCTCCCTGGCCCTGGCGGTGTTGGTCAACCGAAGCCTGCCTGGCATGCATGGGCTGCGGGCGGCCTTCTACACCCCGGTGCTGGTGTCGATCGTGGTGGCTGCGATCGCCTTCCGTTGGCTCTACGCCGAGAACGGCTTGATCAATGGCTGGCTGTCGGTGTTGATCGGCGCCGGTTTCGAGCCGATCGGCTTTCTCACCAACCCTCTGCTGGCCTTGCCCTCGGTGATGCTGGTGACCCTCTGGAAAGGCCTCGGTTACTACATGGTGATTTTTCTCGCGGGGCTCCAGGGCATTCCCGGCGAGCTCTACGAGGCGGCTGAGCTGGATGGGAGCGAGGGGTGGCGCCAGCATGTCGACATCACCCTGCCCCTGCTGCGCTCGTACATCACCTTGGTGTCGGTGATCTCCGCCATTGCGGCAACGAAAGTGTTCGAGGAGGTGTTCCTGATGACCCAGGGCGGCCCGGCTGATGCCACCCGCACCCTGGTGTACTACGTCTACGACCAGGCCTTCGCCGAGTTGGAGATCAGCTATGCCTGCACCGTCGGTCTGGCTCTGTTTCTGCTGGTGATGCTGCTCACGCTGGTGCGCCTGGTGTTTGCCGGCGACCGGGGCCTGATCTGA
- the petN gene encoding cytochrome b6-f complex subunit PetN encodes MLFTLAWASLAAVFSFSIAMVVWGRNGDGTLNF; translated from the coding sequence ATGCTGTTCACCCTTGCCTGGGCCTCCCTGGCCGCCGTGTTCAGTTTTTCCATCGCCATGGTGGTGTGGGGGCGTAACGGCGACGGCACTCTGAACTTCTGA
- the clpS gene encoding ATP-dependent Clp protease adapter ClpS, with the protein MTVTPTGTATVLDRATSRSDYPQARVIVLDDDVNTFQHVVDCLCRIIPGMGSERAWDLAHRIDSEGAADVWSGPLEQAELYHQQLSAEGLTMAPLERC; encoded by the coding sequence ATGACTGTCACACCCACAGGCACAGCCACCGTGCTGGACCGCGCCACCAGCCGAAGCGATTACCCCCAGGCGCGGGTGATCGTGCTCGACGATGACGTCAATACCTTTCAACACGTGGTGGATTGCTTGTGCCGGATCATTCCAGGGATGGGATCCGAGCGCGCCTGGGACCTGGCCCACCGCATCGATTCTGAAGGAGCTGCCGATGTGTGGTCTGGTCCACTGGAGCAGGCCGAGCTTTACCACCAGCAGCTGAGCGCCGAGGGGCTGACAATGGCACCACTCGAGCGCTGCTGA
- the psb29 gene encoding photosystem II biogenesis protein Psp29, with protein sequence MAEHQTIADSKRAFHTAFPFVIPPLYRRTADELLVELHLLSHQQQFQVDALFAVGLRQVFRAFTRGYKPGQHLASLFEALCSSTGFHAGELESLADQSEAAVRGHSIEEVRHWLEHGGDGAPAPLASVLQRADSSGFHYSRLMAVGLLSLLSEAQGDQADPEQLRKLAHELSGPLGFAQTRVEKDLGLYASNLDKMAQAVELMEETLAAERRKRERQQQEAASS encoded by the coding sequence TTGGCTGAGCATCAGACCATTGCTGACAGCAAGCGCGCCTTTCACACCGCCTTCCCGTTTGTCATTCCGCCGCTCTATCGGCGCACGGCCGACGAGCTGCTTGTGGAGCTGCACCTGCTCAGCCATCAGCAGCAGTTTCAGGTGGATGCCCTGTTTGCCGTGGGCTTGCGTCAGGTGTTTCGCGCCTTCACCCGCGGCTACAAACCGGGGCAGCACCTGGCCTCTCTGTTTGAAGCCCTCTGCAGCAGCACCGGATTCCATGCAGGCGAGCTGGAAAGCCTGGCCGATCAAAGCGAAGCCGCCGTGCGTGGCCATTCCATTGAGGAGGTGCGCCATTGGCTCGAACACGGAGGCGATGGCGCGCCGGCTCCTCTCGCCTCCGTGCTGCAACGGGCCGATAGCAGCGGCTTCCACTACTCACGCCTGATGGCCGTGGGTCTGCTCAGCCTTCTTTCGGAAGCCCAGGGTGATCAAGCCGACCCGGAGCAACTGCGCAAACTGGCCCATGAGTTGAGCGGACCGCTCGGGTTTGCCCAAACCAGGGTTGAAAAGGATCTCGGTCTTTACGCCAGCAACCTCGACAAAATGGCTCAGGCGGTGGAACTGATGGAGGAGACCCTGGCGGCGGAACGCCGCAAACGGGAACGACAGCAACAGGAGGCTGCAAGCAGCTGA
- the clpP gene encoding ATP-dependent Clp endopeptidase proteolytic subunit ClpP, translating into MILIVIEESGRGERAFDIYSRLLRERIVFLGEPVTSDSANRIVAQLLFLEAEDPDKDIYLYINSPGGSVYDGLGIFDTMQHIKPDVHTVCVGLAASMGAFLLCAGAKGKRSSLQHSRIMIHQPLGGARGQASDIRIQADEILFLKDKLNRELAERSGQPLEKIQVDTDRDFFMSPQDAVSYGLIDSVIDRRPVHSV; encoded by the coding sequence ATGATCCTGATCGTGATCGAGGAATCGGGCCGGGGAGAAAGGGCCTTTGATATTTATTCCCGTCTTCTCAGGGAGCGGATTGTTTTTCTCGGTGAGCCCGTCACGAGCGATTCAGCCAATCGCATTGTGGCCCAGCTGCTTTTCCTTGAAGCGGAAGATCCCGACAAGGATATCTATCTCTATATCAACTCCCCTGGAGGATCCGTGTATGACGGGCTCGGGATTTTTGACACGATGCAACACATCAAGCCCGACGTTCATACGGTCTGTGTCGGTCTTGCGGCCAGTATGGGCGCTTTTCTCCTTTGTGCCGGAGCCAAGGGCAAGCGCAGCAGTCTGCAGCATTCACGCATCATGATTCACCAGCCCCTCGGTGGGGCCCGAGGGCAGGCCAGTGATATCCGCATCCAGGCTGATGAGATTCTCTTCTTGAAAGATAAGCTCAACCGTGAGCTCGCCGAACGATCCGGCCAACCTTTGGAGAAAATTCAGGTGGATACCGATCGCGACTTTTTCATGTCACCGCAAGATGCGGTGAGTTATGGCTTGATTGATTCCGTGATTGATCGCCGGCCGGTTCACTCGGTTTAG
- the aroB gene encoding 3-dehydroquinate synthase, with product MNRSHSGLMRIPVALEQQPYEVMIEAGGLDRLGQRLSDAGVRSGRKLLVVSNPDVATPYGERCLTSLRQAGFDAHLVVLEAGEDRKTLASISLIHDAAFAQRLERSSLMVALGGGVVGDMTGFAAATWLRGIGVVQVPTTLLAMVDAAIGGKTGVNHPGGKNLIGAFHQPQLVLIDPDSLATLPEREFRAGMAEVIKYGVISDAELFRELEDAGERLASMRTLPAELLKRILERSAAAKARVVAADEREGGLRAILNYGHTLGHVVETLCGYGTYLHGEAVAIGMVAAGELALELGLWNAEDQARQRAVIAAAGLPGRWPELDNAAVLECLQGDKKVRDGCVRFVLPTSFGSVEIRSDVSGEQVVAALARC from the coding sequence ATGAACAGGTCTCATTCAGGACTGATGCGCATCCCGGTGGCGCTTGAGCAGCAGCCCTACGAGGTGATGATCGAAGCGGGCGGCCTCGATCGTTTGGGGCAGCGTCTGAGCGATGCCGGGGTCCGCTCCGGTCGCAAGCTGCTGGTCGTGAGCAATCCCGACGTGGCCACGCCCTACGGCGAGCGCTGCCTCACCTCGCTGCGGCAGGCGGGCTTCGACGCCCACCTGGTGGTGCTTGAGGCGGGAGAAGATCGCAAGACCCTGGCCAGCATCAGCCTCATTCACGATGCGGCCTTCGCCCAGCGGCTGGAGCGCAGTTCCCTGATGGTGGCTCTGGGCGGCGGTGTGGTGGGCGACATGACCGGCTTTGCCGCTGCCACCTGGCTGCGGGGCATCGGGGTGGTGCAGGTGCCCACCACCCTGCTGGCGATGGTGGATGCCGCCATCGGCGGCAAAACAGGGGTGAACCACCCCGGCGGCAAGAACCTGATCGGCGCCTTCCACCAGCCCCAGCTGGTGCTGATCGATCCCGACAGCCTCGCCACCCTGCCGGAGCGGGAATTCCGTGCCGGCATGGCAGAAGTGATCAAATACGGTGTGATCAGCGATGCGGAGTTGTTCAGGGAACTGGAGGACGCCGGGGAGCGGCTCGCCTCGATGCGCACCCTGCCGGCCGAACTGCTGAAGCGCATCCTGGAGCGCTCCGCTGCCGCCAAGGCCCGCGTGGTGGCCGCTGATGAACGGGAAGGCGGGCTGCGGGCGATCCTCAACTATGGCCACACCCTCGGCCACGTGGTGGAAACGCTCTGTGGCTACGGCACCTACCTGCACGGGGAAGCCGTGGCGATCGGCATGGTCGCCGCCGGCGAATTGGCCCTGGAGCTCGGGCTGTGGAACGCTGAGGATCAAGCTCGCCAGCGGGCGGTGATCGCCGCCGCCGGACTGCCCGGCCGCTGGCCGGAACTCGACAACGCAGCCGTGCTGGAGTGCCTGCAGGGCGATAAAAAAGTGCGCGACGGTTGCGTGCGCTTCGTGCTGCCCACCAGCTTTGGCAGCGTGGAGATCCGCAGCGACGTGAGCGGCGAGCAGGTGGTTGCCGCGCTGGCACGCTGTTAA
- a CDS encoding DUF2103 domain-containing protein — MGRLVITHSTYVEGLIDWLKLLAGDPRIQTITPAVIRRVRGRAPGLLLRVSAPIRGGHKLVARRGSSVQEVFVVTDLSAEELSDRIGRCRPA, encoded by the coding sequence TTGGGCCGTCTGGTGATCACCCACAGCACCTATGTGGAGGGCCTGATCGACTGGCTCAAACTCCTGGCTGGCGATCCGAGGATTCAAACGATCACCCCGGCCGTGATCCGCCGGGTGCGCGGTCGCGCCCCCGGCCTGCTGCTCAGGGTGTCGGCACCGATCCGCGGTGGCCACAAACTGGTGGCGCGCCGGGGCAGCAGTGTCCAGGAGGTGTTTGTGGTCACCGATCTGAGTGCGGAGGAACTGAGCGATCGGATCGGGCGCTGCCGGCCCGCCTGA
- a CDS encoding 5-(carboxyamino)imidazole ribonucleotide synthase produces the protein MTTTPRELATDTIGVIGGGQLAQMLAEAARQRGVALAVQCSSREDPAAAWASRLVEANPLDAVASRELVPGCLGVTFENEWIDLDALMPLERQGVRFRPTLASLKPLIDKLEQRQLLDDLAIPGPAWVPLRSIDPGAPSLPKGWVFPVMAKAARGGYDGKGTRILQSIEDLAQLLRTVDPGAWLLESWVAYERELALVVSRDGKGRVRSLPLVETHQNQQVCDWVLAPAPVEQLVEATAYNMAASLLTKLNYVGVMALELFYGPQGLLVNEIAPRTHNSGHFSIEACSSSQFDQQLCITAGLPVPDPDLLCQGALMVNLLGLDADQATPLEQRLQALKADPRFHLHWYGKAEESPGRKLGHVTVLLEQTDGEGRFHEARELRGAIRAIWPLPLD, from the coding sequence ATGACCACCACCCCGAGGGAGCTGGCCACCGACACCATCGGAGTGATCGGGGGCGGGCAGCTGGCCCAGATGCTCGCTGAAGCGGCGCGCCAGCGCGGTGTGGCCCTGGCGGTGCAGTGCAGCTCCCGGGAGGATCCGGCGGCGGCGTGGGCGAGTCGGCTCGTCGAGGCGAACCCCCTCGATGCCGTCGCCAGCCGGGAGCTGGTGCCCGGTTGCCTGGGCGTGACGTTCGAGAATGAATGGATTGATCTCGACGCGCTCATGCCGCTGGAGCGCCAGGGTGTGCGCTTCCGGCCCACGTTGGCGAGCCTGAAACCTCTGATCGACAAGCTGGAGCAGCGTCAATTGCTCGATGACCTGGCGATCCCCGGTCCGGCCTGGGTGCCACTCCGGTCGATCGACCCCGGCGCACCTTCTCTGCCGAAGGGCTGGGTGTTTCCCGTGATGGCGAAGGCGGCCCGCGGGGGCTACGACGGCAAGGGCACGCGCATTCTCCAGTCGATCGAAGATCTGGCCCAGCTGCTCCGGACCGTGGATCCCGGCGCCTGGCTGCTCGAATCCTGGGTTGCCTATGAGCGGGAACTGGCGTTGGTGGTGAGTCGTGACGGCAAGGGAAGGGTTCGCAGCCTGCCCCTCGTGGAGACCCACCAGAACCAGCAGGTGTGCGACTGGGTGTTGGCGCCAGCTCCGGTGGAGCAGTTGGTGGAGGCCACGGCCTACAACATGGCCGCATCCCTGCTCACCAAGCTCAACTATGTGGGGGTGATGGCCCTGGAGTTGTTCTATGGCCCCCAGGGGCTGCTGGTGAACGAGATCGCACCGCGCACCCACAACTCCGGTCATTTTTCGATTGAAGCCTGCAGCAGCAGCCAGTTCGACCAGCAGCTCTGCATCACGGCCGGACTGCCGGTCCCTGATCCCGACCTGCTCTGTCAGGGGGCGCTGATGGTGAATCTGCTCGGCCTGGATGCCGATCAGGCGACGCCTCTGGAGCAGCGACTCCAGGCTCTGAAGGCCGACCCGCGCTTTCACCTGCATTGGTATGGCAAGGCTGAGGAGAGCCCTGGCCGCAAGCTCGGGCATGTCACGGTGCTTCTGGAGCAGACGGATGGTGAAGGGCGGTTTCACGAAGCGCGGGAACTGCGGGGCGCGATCCGAGCGATCTGGCCTCTGCCCTTAGATTGA